The region GAATGCATTGCGGAACAGCGTTCCATCGGCCGCCAACGCGTCGATCGTGGGTGTGACGGCAACTTTATCGCCATAGCACCCAAGCGTTGGACTTTCGTCGTCGGTGATAAAGAAGATAACGTTGCGGTCAGGTCGTTTCGGATCATCAGCCGCGCGTGCAACGCTGAACAACGTGCTGAAAACCGCAAGTGAAACAGTCGCAACTGCGAACATACGCAGACACGAGGGGGCTACTCGTTTCAAGGGGCACCTCTAGCAAGCAATAGTAGGAGGTTGGAGGGATCTAGGGGCAAGACGCTCTATTCTACTTGAAAAGTTTACCCCGTTCAGGCACGACTTCGCAAGAAATCTCAGTCCCGCGGCAAGATATCTAAGCAAAACGAAGTGGTGAATAGGGTTCCGCGTCGATATGAGTCGGCATCTGCGTCATAAGCTCAGCAACTAACTTTCCGGTCGAAGTTGCCATGCTAAGCCCCAGCATATTGTGCCCCGTCGCCAGGAAAGCGTTCTTCAGACGTGGCGTCCGCCCAATGATGGGCAAGCTGTCCCACGTCATCGGTCGCCAGCCATACCATGTTTGCTGCGTCTCGGCAGTGGCTGGCATTTTCAAATAGGGTTCGGCCGACTTGCGAAGCTGATCGATTCGACGCTGCGGAATCGATTCGTCGTAGCCGCTAAACTCCATCATCGATCCCAGGCGATAGCCACCATCGAAGGGCGAAACGCCTACTTTGTGTTCCGGCAGAAGCATCGGATACTTCGGGCAAGGATCAGGCCGTGACATCGTCACCGAATACCCTTTGCCAGGCTCAATCGGAATGCGACATTCGAGCGCTTTACCGAGCTGCGTGCTCCAAGCCCCGGTCGCTATGACAAACTGGTCCGCTTTCAGCACGCCTTGCGATGTATGCAGTTGCACGATGCGACCATGCTGCTTCTCGATGTTGAGTAGTTCGCATCGCTCGAGAAACTTCACGCCGCGTGCTTTCAGCTTGGTGCTCCAGTTCTCGTTCAATCGGTCTGGGCGAACCGATGCGTCGCCGGTGTAATGGAATGCTCCGGCCAGGTTATCGTTAAATGCGGGATCGAACGTTGAAAGTTCGGAACCCTCAATCCGCTGCGCCGACACGCCGAAATGCTCGGTCAGAAAGCGATCCGTTTCGGCGAACGACTTCATGCCTTTTTCGGTTTGTAATACGTACAGCAGCCCGGTCTCTTTCCATTCGCAGTCGAGCGACTGCTGAGGGACCAATCGGCGATACTCTTGCATCGACGCATCCAAGATCGCCTTGAGGGCTTCGCCAGCGGTCAGCATCTGTCGATGATTGCAGCGCCGTGCGAACTGCCACATCCAGTTCCACATCGCCGGGCTAAAACGTGGTTTGACACGGAAGGGGGCACTTGGCTGAAAGAGTGACTTGACCGCGGTGCGAATCGCTTCCGGCTCGGTCAGCGGCAGCACGTGGCTTGGGCAAATGTAGCCGCAGTTCCCATGTGAACAGGCACCCGCGATGGTCGACCGATCGATGACGGTGACATCCATCCCTTGTTCGGACAAATAATGCGCACACGCGATGCCGACGATGCCGGAACCGACGATAAGCACACTTTCGGGATGCGACGACTTGATCATGCGGGCGTTGGGGTTTTAAAGAAACAAGGGCAGGGAGGAGGAAACGTGCTTAACCCTTCGAGCCTGGCCACGAGTCCCACCAATTTCGGAACAGTTCCCACTGAGCCTTCAACGTTTCGCGCTGGCTCGAGCTTAGCTTGTCGGTCGCATTGAAGTGATGTTCGTATTCTGGGTTTCCTTCCAGGACCATCAAGTACTTGTAATACAGCACCAGGTCAGGACCTTCGTCGAACGTCGAAAGCACCGTCAACGCTTCGTTCAGTTCCCATGCCAGCTTGCGCGACTCGGCACAACCCGCCGCCCCTTTCTCGCACAGATCGACCAGCCGTAAAATTTCTTTTGGCAACGCATTGCCGACCCCGGTGATAGCCCCTTTGGCGTTGCAGCGAAGGTAACCATGGTAGACCTGGGTGTCGACGCCGACCATCAACACCAAGTCAGGATTGGTCCCGGTGATGTGTTCCGCTGCGTAGGTCAGCGAGTTCGAACCACCAAACTCCTTGAACCCGACTAGGTTCGAGAACTCGCGACGGAGATCGAAGAACAAGTCCGCTTTCGTTTCGAATCCGTAATAAGGGCTGTTGTAAATCACCGAAGGCAAGTCACCAGCAGCGGTCAGAATGGCCGAGAAGTGATCGCGCTGGGCCACTTTGGATGTACCGCGGGAAAGCACCCGGGGAATGACCATCAACCCTGCGGCACCAACCTGCTTGGCGTGCGCCGCATGTTCCGCGGCGAGCTTCGGATTTTGTGCGCCAGTCCCAACGACGACGGGAACGCCAGCATCGACGAGCTGCTTGACCCCTTCCTGCCGCTGGGCGTCGGTCAGCAGCGGCCAATCCCCCATCGAACCGCAGTAAACGACTCCGGACATTCCCAAGCCGACCAGCTCTTTTCCCTTCGCCACCAAGGCCTCGAAATTAGGCGTTCCATCGGCCGAACAAGGGGTCATCAAGGCAGGAATACAGCCGCGGAATACTTGGGATTTATCGGTCACTGCGCTTCTCGGTTCGTTAAATGATTCACTCTGACGGATGAACTTCCCCCATCATACCGCCAAATGCTGGGAATTGTCTTGACAAACGCTCCAACACCGACTGGAATTTGCGCATAGTTTGAGGAGAACCAATGATCCCCCAGATTCATGAAATCCTAGGCCAACTCGACAAACCGTTCACCGGCGAAGAACTGTTCGACCATCTGCCGGACATTGTGTTTTTCATCAAAAACACCCAGGGGCAGTACCTCGTCGTCAACAACACGCTCGTGCAACGCTGCGGAGCCCACGAGAAAGCCGACCTGATCGGACGTACGCCTGGCGAGGTCTTAAGACCGCCACTTGCGCAAAGTTTTGAGGACCAGGACCGTAAAGTGCTCGCCTCAGGGCAGCCCCTTGTCGGGCAGTTAGAACTGCACTTCTATGCCACGCGCGACGTTGGCTGGTGTTTAACGAGCAAGCTTCCACTGCGAAACAAAAACGGAGACGTCGTTGGGCTCGTCGGCGTTTCGCAAGACTTGCGTCTGCCTGACCTGGCGACCGACGAATACCAACATGTGATCGACGCCATCAATCACGCTGAGGCCCATCTCGACAACCCACCGAGCGTGTCGGAACTGGCCGAGATCGCCGAGATGTCCCCTTATCAACTCGATCGCCGCATGCGACGCGTGTTCGGTCTGACCACCGGGCAGTGGCTATTGAAGCTGCGGATCGATTTGGCCCAACGCCGACTTCGCACATCGGACGAGTCAATCTCGCAGATTGCCATGGAAGCAGGCTACGCGGATCAAAGCGCCTTTACTCGGCAATTCCGGCGCGCAACGGGGATGTCTCCCCGCGACTACCGTGCCGCACGACGTAGCAATTAAGTGAATGCCGCGCGGCTCTGCGGTCGAACCATCTACTCGCAGGGCCTAATCTTTGGAAACATGCGTCAACAGTAGCTTCGCATCTTCCACCAGGCCGTACCGCTTCGTAATTGCCAACCGATCGATCTCTTGATCACGAATTTCCCACAACAAGTTCGCCAGGTCTTCGCTCGCTTGTCGAGCCAGCTTGCTCTGCCCTGATAGCCACGTCGAGATTGCCAGGCTGCGAAGCGTATCTGCGCGATCAGTAGGCGACGCGATCTTGTCAATCTCCGCCCGCGCCTCTGCCCATGTTTGTTCTGCCTCGTTGATGTCGCCGGCAGCGTACTGCTCGCTGGCAACGGTCGTCAACGTACCGGCGAGCCACTCGGCGTGATCCCCCGGCAAAGATCGCATCATGGCGAATAGTTTCCGTTTCTCGTCGGTATTCTTCGTCGAGTGACGTAGCGACGCAAGCGCGTGAAACTTTTCGACAGGGTCCGTCACTGGGGTGACAAACCGCGCGAGCTTCTCCGGAAGACTGAGGCCAATGTTGTCCGACTGCCATCTCAAATGGCGCGTCAAGCGTTTCGCATGCTCTTCGCTAAGTTCGGGGACAACGGTCTTATCTAACACGTCCCACGCACCGGCTTCCCCCAGCGTGGTCGCGAACGCCAGCAGATAAGTTTGGGCGTCTTGTTGGCTCTGTTCAGGTATCTTGGAAATATGTACCGCATGCGGCGCATTCCGAGTCAATACTTCAACCGCAAACGCTCGCGACTCGGCGGTTCCATCGGCCAACATCTGATTGCAAACCTTGGAGACTAAATCGAGACGCTGTGGCTTGGTCTCAGGGATGCGTTCCACCAATTCGATCGCCTCGTCGTACATTCCGTAGAACGCGAGCCGCTGGCTTAACGTATGGGCCTTGGCAATTACCAGTCGTGTTTCTTCATCGAATGTGTAGAACGACGCTTCATAGCTGTAGCCGGTCGGTTCGTAGGTGGCGACAAACTGGTCGATCACCTTTTCTGCTCGCTCATTCTCACCGATGACCAACAGCCCGCCTGCATACCACAGCGAAGAAGAAGCGTACTGCGATCGCTTTTCGTACGCATCCATCAACTGTTCGGCCAACTCGATTTCGCCGTTTTGATGAAGTGTGACGATTACGTTTTGGCAAGCATCTAGGTTATAGTTTCTGTCGGCGTCAAAGTCGTCGGCGTTCAGCGTGAGGAGCATCTGCTCCACAAATTCCTTTCCACGCGGAATGTCCCCACTTTGAAAGTAGGCCATGGCAACGCTCGCCAGCGAGTGCAAATGGCGTCCAGCGTCGGTTTCCCAGTCGATCCAGGCCTGAGCCAATTCATGCCGTCCTTTCTCCGCACAATGCGTCGCGCAGGCACCACTGGTCTGATACGTACGAGATGGCCCCGCGATTTTCTTCGCCAGCAAGACATCGGCGTCGGGGCTGCCCAAGGTGACCATGTGATAGGCCAAACGTTCTCCTTGGGCCGTGCTGATACCACAGATCGGATTGTCGAGTGAATAGTCTGGCTGCTGACGAAGTTGCAAAAGAAGTTGTGCCGCATCGCGAAGCGTTTGATGTGCGGCTGTTTGGTTGCCGGCGGCATGTTGCCAGCCAGCTACCGTATAGAGGTAGTGAAGTCGCGATTCATCATGCATTGCCGGCGAAGTCAATATCTTCATAAGGCTCGCGACGATGTTGGGATCGTTTGTTGTTGCCCTGCCGTTTTCAATCGCCCTCGACAATTCGGAAGGCAGCTGCGAAAACGTTTTCCCGTCAAAAAAGTGATCTTCGCCAGACAGGTATTGGTCGAGTACCGGGCGATGGTAGGTCAACAGTTCGTCGATCCGCGCTTCGGGATCGTTCGCCGGCGGTTGAGCGAAAATAATACCAACGTTACCGACAAGCAAAATCGCAGCGGCGAGCCATCCAGTCAGGTAGCGCATGGGAGAGAGTCCAGGTTAGCGACAAGTAGGATCTGACACAAAACTCCGTTACCGTCAGCCTAACGAAA is a window of Bremerella sp. TYQ1 DNA encoding:
- a CDS encoding FAD-binding oxidoreductase, with amino-acid sequence MIKSSHPESVLIVGSGIVGIACAHYLSEQGMDVTVIDRSTIAGACSHGNCGYICPSHVLPLTEPEAIRTAVKSLFQPSAPFRVKPRFSPAMWNWMWQFARRCNHRQMLTAGEALKAILDASMQEYRRLVPQQSLDCEWKETGLLYVLQTEKGMKSFAETDRFLTEHFGVSAQRIEGSELSTFDPAFNDNLAGAFHYTGDASVRPDRLNENWSTKLKARGVKFLERCELLNIEKQHGRIVQLHTSQGVLKADQFVIATGAWSTQLGKALECRIPIEPGKGYSVTMSRPDPCPKYPMLLPEHKVGVSPFDGGYRLGSMMEFSGYDESIPQRRIDQLRKSAEPYLKMPATAETQQTWYGWRPMTWDSLPIIGRTPRLKNAFLATGHNMLGLSMATSTGKLVAELMTQMPTHIDAEPYSPLRFA
- a CDS encoding dihydrodipicolinate synthase family protein, translated to MTDKSQVFRGCIPALMTPCSADGTPNFEALVAKGKELVGLGMSGVVYCGSMGDWPLLTDAQRQEGVKQLVDAGVPVVVGTGAQNPKLAAEHAAHAKQVGAAGLMVIPRVLSRGTSKVAQRDHFSAILTAAGDLPSVIYNSPYYGFETKADLFFDLRREFSNLVGFKEFGGSNSLTYAAEHITGTNPDLVLMVGVDTQVYHGYLRCNAKGAITGVGNALPKEILRLVDLCEKGAAGCAESRKLAWELNEALTVLSTFDEGPDLVLYYKYLMVLEGNPEYEHHFNATDKLSSSQRETLKAQWELFRNWWDSWPGSKG
- a CDS encoding AraC family transcriptional regulator gives rise to the protein MIPQIHEILGQLDKPFTGEELFDHLPDIVFFIKNTQGQYLVVNNTLVQRCGAHEKADLIGRTPGEVLRPPLAQSFEDQDRKVLASGQPLVGQLELHFYATRDVGWCLTSKLPLRNKNGDVVGLVGVSQDLRLPDLATDEYQHVIDAINHAEAHLDNPPSVSELAEIAEMSPYQLDRRMRRVFGLTTGQWLLKLRIDLAQRRLRTSDESISQIAMEAGYADQSAFTRQFRRATGMSPRDYRAARRSN